The window ATTCCCTCTATATTTTTTCCACTTTTGACAATACTTTTTTCTAAGAGTGACGTGAATATTTGATAACCTTGTTCATTCaacaaatcatattatataatcaaatatataatcaaatgtttatattataataatacttTGTACAAATACAAAAATGAATCATGCATCAcgttttcatgatttttttatatatgcacCCATTATTAATGGTTTCAAAGCAAGATGATGCTCATAAATCGGATAAAAACTTGTTCTCTAATAGGATGAAAATATTCATGCCAAATTTAATAAGTAATAAAAAccttttcattcaaaaatatttacatgAAGAAACTGGAGTGGAAGTAAAGAACTTAATACATACCAagatatttgtatatatgtacTTGAGatgtaaagaaattttttacCCACGAGGTCAAACAAATAACTATAATAGCCTCAACAGCACTCTTGATTACTAATATTTGATTACTAATATGATATGTGTATTACTACTCGTGAATAACTAGTACATCATAATAAAAACTAGAATGACAGAAATTATGAGATGCTTtgttgaaaaagaaaaattatcgCTTCACTTCAAACAATGACTTGCAAATAGTGAAACAATTTGTAAATGATAGAAACAACAAAAATAGAATGAATTGACCCATATATGATAGTTTTAAAAATGATACAAAAAAAAGTGTAGAAatcaaaattgaatatagtataaggtaataaaaaaatagatatatgtaGTAGATACCGAAAAAGTGATGactatatatgaaaaaaatgatACTAAGGTTGTATCCacataaaaagaataaaaatacataaatcaTAGATATTTGAAGATTTTTCATTTTTGGAGATCATAGATACATTGTTATATTTTTggagaaaataataattacatggGTTCATTTAAAAAACCCAATAAATTGGGTTGTGTCGTGTTTAACATATTATAAGCCTTAAATAACTCAACTGGTCCGTTTATATACAAAACAAACATATTATTTCCGGGCCCAATAGCAAAGTAAAAAGTCTAGTCCAAAACAACCCTTGATATTCTCAATTCTTAGTTTTTTGTCCCATCTTCATTTCATTAGCTTCCATTTTAATTCCATCCAATTAAAACAGACTTGACGACTTCATGTACATAAAACTCATGttgaaaataatgaaattataatattttaatgaaacaTAGCCGATGTCTACAAACTCTGTACACAACATGTAAACATcatcaactaaaaataaaaaaactcatGTCAATATAGGGATATAACAGtagttatataaattttcacCAAAGGTTAAATACACAACCGATGTCATAACAACCATTTAACAACGGTTGCAAATATATACGCGATATCTTATTAAGTATTTGACATCATTAGTAGCTAACTTTCGATGTTAAAGCCTATAAAATGGTTGTGTACCATATGTATCTTAACACGCCTATGCACCTAATATAGCAATACTGAAGTCTTGATGTAGTTAATTAGGACCTTAGACACCACGTAAATTCCACAAGGGCTGTGTAAGCCTATTTTAGACATCAGGTTTCATCTCATGTATTTGCATGTGTACCTTTAATATCACACGGCAAAGAAATATAACAAGTATTATGGGTATATATAGGAATCATAACATTTACTCATACAAATATACTCACTCCGTTCCATTTTATGTGAACTCATTTCTTTTTtagacgtcccaaaaagaatgaacctatcatacttactatttttgaacattatttttcactattacacccactacctctctattttatactcttttttattaaacaaacactattacacccactaattttctccactatctattaaaatattgataggtcccaccactttacccacttttcaactaaacttactatttttcactactttcttcttaatctccgtgaaagtcaaacaagGTCACTTAATATGGGACGGCGGGAGTATTATTATAAGTATGCATGTCCCCTAATATTTCATCCTGTCCATCCTCGTGGATGAACTCTATCCTCGGGGACGAAGACAAGTGACCTTATGAAATCAATTCTAACTATATATCGACCAATTTCGTCAAGctagtatataaattttatcatttattgacatagttttttttttcttgacagAAATGCACTTGCTCGTATCGAGAAAACGCCGCtactccgaggagtttctttcattcaaaaagcttattatctaaccgaaagacatgaaaatgtctccggaagtttagacaataacaCTTAATGTCCGAAATAAAACGTCCCAAGCTTTAGATCCACTCTATTTCTTTCTCATCCCTGaaacaaagaaacaaaatctcactattaataattaaaaatattagtaattattaaaatctcagcatcaatataattttacaagatataagagaagaaataataaatatcaaaagaaaatagaaataaaagagaaaaagaaaaatctaaccaaagggagaccTTTGGTTAGATACTTAAAAATACTTCAAGGATATTTTCCTATTTTTAACAATTATGATGTACTTTTCACTTGGCCAAGTCTCAGTACAATTTAACAATGAATCATACAATTAAAGTTTGACAAATATGCCtcagtatattatcaagcagtTAATCAAACTTAATTATACAGGTCCTGTGCGATTTTTCTATTGAATGACTAAACATTTTCTGAGATTCTTTGTCTGAATACTTAACCTCATTCTCGACTCCTCATGTCCCTAATATCCCAACAGTATATATCCATCTCTGTGGTTAACCTGAAGTATATCCCAATCCAAAATAATGCATCTCTCagcaatcaataaaaataagagTTCCAAAATACAAGCAGCCAGAATACCTAGACCATGCAGCTCTCAATCTATAGTTAACAATCATGCTACCATTTCCTGCAAACATTTTTTGAGAACACCCAATAATTACTTGTAAATTCAAGTCTATATCTATTGTCATAATAGATGTTATATACCTTAAGCTGGGCACACACAGTGACTCCAAAGTACATATTACTGGGGAAAGGTACATTTCCTATATAAATTAGGAGAAAGTTAAACTTCACTGCTTTGGAAGTAGTATTCTCACCTATCAGTTATGTTAAGTTAAAGAATTTTTATTCCTAAATTTGCGATCTCTCCTAATAAGTTAATAAGATACTAATTTGAATTAGCACCCTCTTTAGAGTAGTTCTTATCGTGCCAGCCTGTCATTGATAAAGTTTTCAGTTCCACAGCATGATCATGTTATTTAAAACTATGCAGTCTTCACTGCAAGATTTAAGGAATTCAATTATAATTATCAGAACTAATATCTAATGGAATAAGTTAAACCTTATGATCTGGTATTATTGGATACTTCTATCATGCTACTAAATATTAATGCTATGTTATTAATgtgttaaatatataaacagTCTATTCAAATTGCCTACTATAAATCTGTCAAAAAAGTGCATGCTATAATTAAGGATTTGACCAATCTTGCCAATCCGTGAAATCCTCCAGgctaaaaagaaattaatttctATGCTATTGATGTGTtaaatatataaccaatttATTCAAATTGCCTACTATAAATCTGTCAAAAAAAGAGCCTGCTATAATTAAGGATTTGACCAATCTTGCCAATCCGTGGAATCCTCCAGgctaaaaatgaattaatttatatttgaacaATCATGTTACTTATTATTAGGAATAATCCGTGAAAAACTATAAATCTATCAGGAGTAAAACAACCATCAGCATTCCCGTTTATACATAGCATTGCATTCTAACTTAACAGTAATACCGGAATAATAGGGGAGAGAAGACAAGTGGGAAATAAACACAAGACAAGGTAGAAATCTATAACCGATCACAATAGCAACATCAACTTAACACTTCTCAGCATATGAAGGATAAAATAAGAATATACCTCGTCTTACTGTTGTATCTGACCCTTCAGAGAGTTAAACAGGACATTTGCTGTAATCGTTCTTTGACACTGTAAGAGAGAGTTCCCTCTTCACTGCTTCTCCCCCTGCCATGAGTCATCTCCGCACTCATAGTAGAAGTCTGTGTGCATAAAGAAGAGGAAAGAAGTGTACCACATTCGTTGTCTTGAGCAGATAGAGAAGCCATTAATGTCGAAACGACCAAATACTCAGCTCATTTATTGACATAGTTTTGATTGAACTCCTTGATGCTTTCTTTTGTTAGTCTACAGTGAATGGAAATCTGTCTATACCTCTCATTACAAATACTATTAGTtgctttttaaaataattatattatttaaattttaataaaagcaaatttataaagagattgatatataaaataaattataataatatatttgataaatgacGGGCATGGTAAATGCTGGTGCAGTagttacatttaaaaaaaaaaaattaaaatagggAACGATTTgaaaataatgatatttgttataatttattatttattagagATGTCCTCAATTTTTCTAGCcatataatttgatattttgaattttaaacgtGACGATGATATAAGACCGAATACATATACAAAGTATGTAAAACCCGTGCAAGTAATTCCAATAAGTGATATGCAGCTCCCTTTTGTTTCTTCTATACACACTTGCACACTGATGAAATACATCACTGATGACTCTGTAAAACAGACAGCGCATCCTAAGATTTTATGGCGAGGTCCAATTCTGACTTATGTGCCAGGCTAAAGAATATGTGTAGTAAAGTCTGTGGCgtgtaataattttaaagataagCTTATCAATACTTCTACACCATTCATTTTCGTGACGGCCGATAAGATACGATGTCTGAGGATTGCTTTATAAATTAATGACCAACTCAACTTGTCTAATTTACCAGTAACCCAAGAATGGAATTCAATACTCAGCCTCAAGTCATGATTTTCTGTGGCATCGTTATATTTTTCACTGTGCTATGGAGGATTCATGCAAGAAGCAACAAGAGGGTCTACCCTGATCCTCCTGAACCTGCTGGGGCATGGCCAATTATCGGTCACCTTCATCTTCTGGGAGCTAACAAGATATTACATCAGTTGTTCGGAGCCATGGCGGATAAACTTGGACCTGTCTTCTCGTTACGGCTAGGAATTCACAAAATTCTTGTGGTGAGCAGCTGGGAAGTTGCCAAGGAATGTTTCACAGAGCATGACAAAGTCCTCTCCAACCGTCCAACAACTCTAGCGGTGAAGATTATGGGATATGATCGCGCTATGTTTGGATTTCTTCCTAATGGGCCAATTTGGCGTTATCTTCGTAAGCTAGTGATGGTTGAGCTTCTATCAAACCGTAGACTTGAGAAGCTCAAGCATATTCCTGAATCAGAAGTTAGTTTTTTTGTCAGGGGGCTTTATGAGCTATGGGAAAGCAGAGGAGAAGGAAGCATGCCTGTAGTGAAATTGACACAGAGATTTGGAGACCTCACGACGAATATAGTGGTGAGAATGGTGGCAGGAAAGCGTTATTTTGGAAATGCTGACTACAAAAATGAAGAGGCAAGACAGTTCCAGAAGGCCTCGGAGGATTTTCTGCGTATGGTAGGGCTGTTTATGGTTTCTGATGCCGTTCCCCTGTTTGGCTGGATAGATTCACTTACAGGATACAAAGGAAAGATGAAGAAGACAGCAATAGCTATGGATAACATACTTGAGGGATGGATGGAAGAGCACAAGCAAAAAAGGAAACTTTCAAGCATCGATGAGTCGGACCAAGACTTTATGCATGTTATGCTCTCTATCAGGGAATCTGACCCTGATGCTCAGATTTCTGATATAACCATAAAGGGCAC of the Daucus carota subsp. sativus chromosome 4, DH1 v3.0, whole genome shotgun sequence genome contains:
- the LOC108216194 gene encoding cytochrome P450 CYP82D47, which codes for MEFNTQPQVMIFCGIVIFFTVLWRIHARSNKRVYPDPPEPAGAWPIIGHLHLLGANKILHQLFGAMADKLGPVFSLRLGIHKILVVSSWEVAKECFTEHDKVLSNRPTTLAVKIMGYDRAMFGFLPNGPIWRYLRKLVMVELLSNRRLEKLKHIPESEVSFFVRGLYELWESRGEGSMPVVKLTQRFGDLTTNIVVRMVAGKRYFGNADYKNEEARQFQKASEDFLRMVGLFMVSDAVPLFGWIDSLTGYKGKMKKTAIAMDNILEGWMEEHKQKRKLSSIDESDQDFMHVMLSIRESDPDAQISDITIKGTCLSLLIGGYDTAMVTLTWAVSLLLNNRHVLRKAQDELEKHVGKNRQVNESDVKNLTYLRAIIKETLRLYPAAPLNGPHEAIEDCTVAGFHISAGTRLFVNLWKLQRDPSIWSDPLEFQPERFIEKHVDVDIWGRNFELIPFGSGRRACPGTTLALQVLHLTLAQLLHVFELGTVSDLPVDMTESPGLTNTKAKPLEVTFRPRLAPSLYV